A single window of Streptomyces xanthii DNA harbors:
- a CDS encoding TIGR03960 family B12-binding radical SAM protein, whose protein sequence is MPAEAAAAAPQAVESVFPQLEALLPHVQKPIQYVGGELNSTVKPWESSDVRWALMYPDAYEVGLPNQGVMILYEVLNEREGVLAERTYSVWPDLEALMREHGVPQFTVDSHRPVKAFDVFGLSFSTELGYTNMLTALDLAGIPLRSADRTLEDPIVLAGGHAAFNPEPIADFIDAAIIGDGEQAVLDMTEIIRAWKAEGRPGGREEVLFRLAKTGNVYIPAFYDVEYLPDGRIGRVVPNKSGVPWRVSKHTVMDLDEWPYPKQPLVPLAETVHERMSVEIFRGCTRGCRFCQAGMITRPVRERSITGIGDMVEKGLKATGFEEVGLLSLSSADHSEIGDIAKGLADRYEEDKIGLSLPSTRVDAFNVDLANELTRNGRRSGLTFAPEGGSERMRKVINKMVSEEDLIRTVSTAYGNGWRQVKLYFMCGLPTETDEDVLQIADMAMNVIQKGREVSGSNDIRCTVSIGGFVPKPHTPFQWAPQLSSEETDARLEKLRDKIRGDKKYGRSIGFRYHDGKPGIVEGLLSRGDRRIGDVIRAVYEDGGRFDGWREHFSYDRWMQSADKELAKYGVDVDWYTTRERTYEEVLPWDHLDSGLDKDWLWEDWQDSLDETEVEDCRWTPCFDCGVCPAMDTSIQIGPTGKKLLPLTVVK, encoded by the coding sequence ATGCCTGCCGAAGCCGCCGCCGCGGCGCCCCAAGCCGTCGAGTCTGTGTTCCCGCAGCTCGAAGCGCTGCTCCCGCATGTGCAGAAGCCGATCCAGTACGTCGGCGGAGAGCTCAACTCCACGGTCAAGCCGTGGGAGTCCTCCGACGTCCGCTGGGCGCTGATGTACCCCGACGCCTACGAGGTCGGTCTGCCCAACCAGGGCGTCATGATCCTCTACGAGGTCCTCAACGAGCGCGAGGGCGTCCTCGCCGAGCGCACGTACAGCGTGTGGCCGGACCTCGAGGCCCTGATGCGCGAGCACGGCGTGCCGCAGTTCACGGTCGACTCGCACCGCCCGGTGAAGGCCTTCGACGTCTTCGGCCTCAGCTTCTCCACCGAGCTGGGGTACACGAACATGCTGACGGCCCTGGACCTGGCGGGCATCCCGCTCCGGTCCGCGGACCGTACGCTCGAGGACCCGATCGTCCTCGCGGGCGGCCACGCGGCGTTCAACCCGGAGCCGATCGCGGACTTCATCGACGCCGCGATCATCGGCGACGGCGAGCAGGCCGTGCTCGACATGACGGAGATCATCCGCGCGTGGAAGGCCGAGGGCCGGCCCGGCGGCCGCGAGGAGGTCCTCTTCCGCCTCGCGAAGACGGGGAACGTGTACATCCCCGCGTTCTACGACGTCGAGTACCTGCCCGACGGCCGCATCGGCCGCGTCGTGCCGAACAAGTCGGGCGTCCCGTGGCGCGTGTCCAAGCACACGGTCATGGACCTCGACGAGTGGCCGTACCCGAAGCAGCCCCTCGTGCCGCTCGCCGAGACGGTGCACGAGCGGATGTCCGTCGAGATCTTCCGCGGCTGCACCCGCGGCTGCCGTTTCTGCCAGGCCGGCATGATCACGCGCCCCGTGCGGGAGCGAAGCATCACCGGCATCGGCGACATGGTCGAGAAGGGTCTCAAGGCGACCGGCTTCGAAGAGGTCGGCCTGCTGTCCCTGTCCTCCGCGGACCACTCGGAGATCGGCGACATCGCCAAGGGTCTGGCCGACCGCTACGAGGAAGACAAGATCGGCCTGTCGCTGCCGTCGACCCGCGTCGACGCGTTCAACGTCGACCTGGCCAACGAGCTGACCCGCAACGGCCGCCGCTCGGGCCTCACCTTCGCCCCCGAGGGCGGCAGTGAGCGCATGCGCAAGGTCATCAACAAGATGGTCAGCGAAGAGGACCTCATCCGTACGGTCTCGACCGCGTACGGCAACGGCTGGCGCCAGGTGAAGCTGTACTTCATGTGCGGCCTGCCGACCGAGACCGACGAGGACGTCCTGCAGATCGCCGACATGGCGATGAACGTGATCCAGAAGGGCCGCGAGGTCTCCGGGTCCAACGACATCCGCTGCACGGTCTCCATCGGCGGCTTCGTGCCCAAGCCGCACACCCCGTTCCAGTGGGCCCCGCAGCTCTCCTCCGAGGAGACGGACGCCCGCCTGGAGAAGCTCCGCGACAAGATCCGCGGCGACAAGAAGTACGGCCGCTCCATCGGCTTCCGCTACCACGACGGCAAGCCGGGCATCGTCGAGGGCCTGCTCTCCCGCGGCGACCGCCGCATCGGCGACGTCATCCGCGCCGTCTACGAGGACGGCGGCCGCTTCGACGGCTGGCGCGAGCACTTCTCGTACGACCGCTGGATGCAGAGCGCCGACAAGGAGCTCGCCAAGTACGGCGTCGACGTCGACTGGTACACGACGCGCGAGCGCACGTACGAGGAGGTCCTGCCCTGGGACCACCTGGACTCCGGTCTCGACAAGGACTGGCTCTGGGAGGACTGGCAGGACTCGCTCGACGAGACCGAGGTCGAGGACTGCCGCTGGACCCCGTGCTTCGACTGCGGCGTCTGCCCGGCGATGGACACCAGCATCCAGATCGGCCCCACCGGCAAGAAGCTGCTGCCGCTCACCGTGGTGAAGTAG
- a CDS encoding restriction endonuclease has translation MSRRSAGFVNTWAEVQRQRQRQYEAEQRRLREADRQARAYQRHAAQEYKQYRQAEAARRTAELDARVAALQGLLAEGCGAPAFSASALLRSAEITPFDPGPLAHPVPLPAPHQFQAQGGWTAARRAQAQAEAQARYEHAWHAAQAAEAQRQQRLAAARQEHTRAAEAHLTEVRRHNAAITEAVDGVRQGDPESVVEYFSAALYASTAWPEGFPRQVTAAYDAAARQLVLDWELPGYDVVPEAKAVRYVPAQDQDKETARPVTQRRALYREVLAQSVLLVLRQLFAADEYGVLDSVALNGFVGAPDPATGRHGQIFLATVMARREDFTELRLARVDPVSCLTDALRGQLTARPDQLTPIRPARRPRDVGDQVVTHGGAGEEPDLYAMDPLAFEDLVAELFRAMGMEAVTTQRSNDGGVDVDALDPAPIRGGKIVVQVKRYRNTVPPTAVRDLYGTVQDVGANKGVLVTTSGFGPGSHTFVRGKPLELISGPELVDLLHRHGLRGRLGDAAGRTAPAAPAPPPADSGDHNVLGLTWSGTVALDVCALVCRGSRVLSEDHFVFFNNARTPDGSVRALTPAAPDRAALRVAFDALPDEADRLVLVAAVDPETDPHADLAGFTDACVRLLDPARAELGRLEVSDGRAGETALVLGSFRRRPSGDWDFVLGGKGYPGGLEQLVQDYGIEVE, from the coding sequence ATGAGTCGTCGCTCCGCCGGATTCGTCAACACCTGGGCCGAGGTGCAGCGTCAGCGCCAGCGGCAGTACGAGGCCGAGCAGCGCAGGCTCCGTGAGGCGGACCGGCAGGCGCGCGCGTACCAGCGGCACGCCGCCCAGGAGTACAAGCAGTACCGCCAGGCCGAGGCGGCACGGCGCACGGCGGAGCTCGACGCCCGCGTGGCCGCGCTCCAGGGGCTGCTCGCCGAGGGCTGCGGCGCCCCCGCCTTCTCGGCGTCGGCCCTGCTGCGGTCCGCGGAGATCACCCCGTTCGACCCCGGCCCGCTCGCCCACCCCGTACCGCTGCCCGCCCCGCACCAGTTCCAGGCTCAGGGCGGCTGGACCGCGGCCCGGCGGGCGCAGGCGCAGGCCGAGGCCCAGGCCCGCTACGAGCACGCCTGGCACGCGGCGCAGGCCGCCGAGGCCCAGCGGCAGCAGCGACTGGCCGCCGCCCGGCAGGAGCACACCCGCGCCGCCGAGGCCCACCTGACGGAGGTCCGCCGGCACAACGCGGCGATCACCGAGGCCGTCGACGGCGTCCGGCAGGGCGACCCCGAGTCCGTCGTCGAGTACTTCTCCGCCGCCCTCTACGCGTCGACCGCCTGGCCCGAGGGATTCCCCCGCCAGGTCACGGCCGCCTACGACGCCGCCGCGCGGCAGCTGGTGCTCGACTGGGAGCTGCCCGGCTACGACGTCGTGCCCGAGGCGAAGGCCGTGCGCTATGTGCCGGCGCAGGACCAGGACAAGGAGACCGCCCGCCCCGTCACCCAACGGCGCGCCCTGTACCGGGAGGTCCTGGCGCAGAGCGTGCTGCTCGTCCTGCGGCAGCTCTTCGCGGCGGACGAGTACGGCGTCCTCGACTCGGTCGCGCTCAACGGCTTCGTCGGCGCGCCGGACCCCGCGACCGGCCGCCACGGACAGATCTTCCTGGCCACCGTCATGGCCCGGCGGGAGGACTTCACCGAGCTGCGCCTCGCGCGGGTCGACCCTGTCAGCTGTCTGACGGACGCGCTGCGCGGGCAGCTCACGGCCCGGCCCGACCAGCTCACCCCGATACGCCCGGCGCGCCGGCCGCGTGACGTCGGGGACCAGGTGGTCACGCACGGCGGCGCCGGCGAGGAGCCGGACCTGTACGCCATGGACCCGCTCGCCTTCGAGGACCTCGTCGCCGAACTGTTCCGCGCGATGGGCATGGAGGCGGTCACCACACAGCGCTCGAACGACGGCGGCGTCGACGTCGACGCCCTCGACCCGGCGCCGATCCGCGGCGGCAAGATCGTCGTCCAGGTCAAGCGGTACCGCAACACCGTGCCGCCCACCGCGGTCCGCGACCTGTACGGCACGGTCCAGGACGTCGGCGCCAACAAGGGCGTCCTGGTGACGACTTCGGGCTTCGGCCCCGGCTCCCACACCTTCGTGCGCGGCAAGCCGCTGGAGCTGATCTCCGGCCCCGAGCTCGTCGACCTGCTGCACCGGCACGGCCTGCGCGGCCGCCTCGGCGACGCCGCCGGACGGACCGCTCCGGCCGCGCCCGCGCCGCCGCCCGCCGACAGCGGGGACCACAACGTGCTGGGCCTGACCTGGTCCGGCACCGTCGCCCTGGACGTGTGCGCCCTGGTCTGCCGGGGCAGCCGCGTCCTGAGCGAGGACCACTTCGTCTTCTTCAACAACGCCCGTACGCCCGACGGTTCGGTCCGCGCCCTGACGCCCGCCGCCCCGGACCGCGCCGCCCTGCGGGTCGCCTTCGACGCGCTCCCGGACGAGGCCGACCGGCTGGTGCTCGTGGCGGCCGTCGACCCGGAGACCGACCCGCACGCGGACCTCGCCGGGTTCACCGACGCCTGCGTCCGCCTCCTCGACCCGGCCCGCGCCGAACTGGGCCGCCTCGAGGTCTCCGACGGCCGCGCGGGCGAGACCGCACTGGTCCTCGGCTCCTTCCGGCGCCGGCCCTCGGGCGACTGGGACTTCGTGCTCGGTGGCAAGGGCTACCCCGGCGGCCTGGAGCAACTCGTCCAGGACTACGGCATCGAGGTGGAGTGA
- a CDS encoding TerD family protein has protein sequence MITLTKEDGPADLDGVTHLSIGVSWDPTSGSSGGVLGALRRKQGTDLDLIAIAMSGNDPVRLAGLDSLDPMGNGSLVHSGDNQTGKGEGDDETVTVEFSRIPQQITSIVFVAAAYKKGSAFNKARNISFKVYDATGGSTQQVADIWPSLLTSDNGCAVAKAIRVGASWKLEVINTTGKIKQGDEHALMRFAVSK, from the coding sequence ATGATCACGCTCACGAAGGAAGACGGCCCGGCGGACCTGGACGGTGTGACCCACCTGTCCATCGGGGTGTCCTGGGACCCCACTTCGGGGAGCAGCGGCGGGGTCCTCGGTGCCCTGCGCCGCAAGCAGGGCACCGACCTGGACCTCATCGCCATAGCGATGTCGGGCAACGACCCGGTGCGCCTCGCGGGCCTCGACTCGCTCGACCCGATGGGCAACGGCTCGCTGGTGCACAGCGGCGACAACCAGACGGGCAAGGGCGAGGGCGACGACGAGACGGTGACCGTCGAGTTCTCGCGGATCCCGCAGCAGATCACGTCGATCGTGTTCGTGGCCGCGGCCTACAAGAAGGGCAGCGCCTTCAACAAGGCGCGCAACATCAGCTTCAAGGTGTACGACGCCACGGGCGGCAGCACCCAGCAGGTCGCGGACATCTGGCCGAGCCTGCTCACGTCCGACAACGGCTGCGCGGTGGCCAAGGCGATCCGTGTCGGCGCCTCCTGGAAGCTCGAGGTCATCAACACGACCGGCAAGATCAAGCAGGGTGACGAGCACGCCCTGATGCGTTTCGCCGTCAGCAAGTAG
- a CDS encoding TIGR03936 family radical SAM-associated protein — protein MQRIRLRYTKRGRLRFTSHRDFQRAFERALRRAEVPMAYSAGFTPHPKVSYANAAPTGTGSEAEYLEIALTAQRDPEKLRQLLDESMPVGLDIVDAVEARTSGLADRLTASVWELRLDGVSVEEAARAAETFRAAETVEVQRRTKSGIRTFDSRSAVVSLDAVAASDVPADRPTDKACAILRLVVRHVTPAVRPDDVLSGLRAVADLAPPVPAAVTRLAQGPFDEETGTVTDPLAPDREADQAAPHTGAADSATATAPAVEGSA, from the coding sequence GTGCAGCGCATCCGACTGCGCTACACCAAGCGCGGCCGCCTCCGGTTCACCAGCCACCGTGACTTCCAGCGCGCCTTCGAGCGTGCGCTGCGCCGTGCCGAGGTGCCCATGGCGTACTCGGCGGGGTTCACGCCGCACCCCAAGGTGTCGTACGCCAATGCCGCACCCACCGGCACGGGCAGTGAGGCCGAGTACCTGGAGATCGCGCTCACCGCGCAGCGCGACCCCGAGAAGCTCCGGCAGCTGCTCGACGAGTCGATGCCCGTGGGCCTCGACATCGTCGACGCCGTCGAGGCCCGCACCTCCGGCCTCGCCGACCGGCTCACCGCCTCCGTGTGGGAGCTGCGGCTCGACGGAGTGAGCGTGGAGGAGGCCGCACGGGCCGCCGAGACGTTCCGCGCCGCCGAGACCGTCGAGGTCCAGCGGCGTACGAAGAGCGGCATCCGGACGTTCGACTCCCGGTCCGCCGTGGTGAGCCTGGACGCCGTCGCCGCATCCGATGTTCCGGCTGATAGGCCCACCGACAAGGCTTGTGCGATACTGCGCCTGGTTGTTCGGCACGTGACGCCCGCCGTTCGACCCGACGACGTCCTGTCCGGTCTCCGCGCCGTGGCCGACCTGGCGCCGCCGGTCCCCGCTGCGGTGACCAGGCTGGCGCAGGGGCCTTTCGATGAAGAGACCGGCACGGTGACCGACCCGCTCGCGCCCGACCGCGAGGCAGACCAGGCCGCCCCACACACCGGGGCCGCGGATTCTGCCACCGCGACGGCGCCTGCCGTGGAAGGTTCCGCGTAA
- a CDS encoding Rne/Rng family ribonuclease yields MPEPTEPTTPAADSPSDTLPPRRRRRAASRPAGPPQAAAAVEPELDSTEETVEEAEEAAAETPVAETPAPDAAPARPRRLATRRASAPAGAPAAAEQEAAEAPAAEPAAAEPAVEEPAAPRRRRRATRTVSAPEAVQAAEPVEAPAPAAEPVAAEPVAEEAPAPRRRRRATRAVAAPEATEAAEAPQVTESAPAEAVAAPEPVETPAEEPAAPRRRRRATRAVAAPEATEAPEQAEPAQPAAPEQTEAAEEPAAEDAAPRRGRRRATRTVSAPEPVQAAEPAEEPAAAAEPAEETGPRRGRRRATRKAAGGFAEPRTSKQDRAKDDSEGGRPKRPSVAVFQAPVFTEPMFQTPERAAAAAAAEAAEVSEPEPEVQAEPAQPAVAEEEQTGRRRRRRRAADEQPAAERRRPAAEAEPAADTEAEAEVEEPEEQADEHDEQDERPTRRRRRGGRRRRRGESADAESDTDSEASADEEGEDEDAEEQDAEDHEDAADEQDGAGASGSSSSRRRRRRRRRAGDAATDAEPGTDDPERTVVKVREPRKKDDKPVSVDEVQSIKGSTRLEAKKQRRREGREQGRRRVPIITEAEFLARREAVERVMVVRQNGERTQIGVLEDNILVEHYVNKEQSTSYVGNVYLGKVQNVLPSMEAAFIDIGKGRNAVLYAGEVNFEALGLANGPRRIETALKSGQSVLVQVTKDPIGHKGARLTSQVSLPGRYLVYVPEGSMTGISRKLPDTERARLKTILKKIVPEDAGVIVRTAAEGASEDELRRDVERLQAQWEDIQKKSKQISTSSPSLLYGEPDMTVRVVRDIFNEDFSKVIVSGDEAWQTIHGYVNHVAPDLSDRLSKWTSEVDVFATYRIDEQLAKALDRKVWLPSGGSLVIDKTEAMIVVDVNTGKFTGQGGNLEETVTRNNLEAAEEIVRQLRLRDLGGIVVIDFIDMVLESNRDLVLRRLLECLGRDRTKHQVAEVTSLGLVQMTRKRVGQGLLESFSETCVHCNGRGVIVHMEQPTSVGGGGGKRKKRGKGGSGAEHTHEHEAHTEAAEAVETEAEVAAEAAEPLALPEPEFRPDEELYSSPAEAEAAAGRGRSRRRATRRASAPAGAPAAPAPEPVVERAEPVAPVAEPEPVAEPVVEPEPAEAAPAPRGRRRATRKASAPAGSPKASSDEAAAVTVTEPVKEAVEEPEPVVAEEPVAAPEPAEAAAPARPRRRAVRKATAPTAPEETAVVVVPAVAEEPAAAEEAEAPAAKKTARKTAKKATAKKAATTKKTAAKKTAAKKTTAKKAAATKKTATKKTAAKKTAVAVADES; encoded by the coding sequence ATGCCCGAGCCGACCGAACCCACCACCCCTGCCGCGGACAGCCCCAGCGACACCCTGCCCCCGCGCCGCCGGCGCCGGGCCGCGTCGCGCCCCGCGGGCCCGCCGCAGGCCGCAGCCGCCGTCGAGCCGGAGCTCGACAGCACCGAGGAGACCGTCGAGGAGGCCGAGGAGGCCGCCGCGGAGACCCCGGTCGCCGAGACCCCCGCGCCGGACGCCGCGCCCGCCCGCCCGCGCCGCCTCGCCACCCGCCGCGCCTCCGCGCCCGCCGGTGCGCCGGCCGCCGCCGAGCAGGAGGCCGCCGAGGCCCCCGCCGCCGAGCCGGCCGCCGCCGAGCCCGCCGTCGAGGAGCCCGCCGCCCCGCGCCGTCGTCGTCGCGCCACCCGTACGGTGTCCGCGCCCGAGGCCGTCCAGGCCGCCGAGCCGGTCGAGGCCCCCGCGCCCGCCGCCGAGCCCGTCGCCGCCGAGCCGGTCGCCGAGGAGGCCCCCGCGCCGCGCCGTCGCCGCCGTGCGACCCGCGCCGTGGCCGCCCCGGAGGCCACCGAGGCCGCCGAGGCCCCGCAGGTCACCGAGAGCGCCCCCGCCGAGGCCGTCGCCGCGCCCGAGCCGGTCGAGACGCCCGCCGAGGAGCCCGCCGCGCCGCGCCGCCGTCGCCGTGCGACCCGCGCCGTCGCCGCCCCGGAGGCCACCGAGGCCCCCGAGCAGGCCGAGCCCGCGCAGCCCGCCGCCCCCGAGCAGACCGAGGCCGCCGAGGAGCCCGCCGCCGAGGACGCGGCCCCGCGCCGCGGCCGCCGCCGCGCCACCCGTACGGTGTCCGCGCCCGAGCCCGTCCAGGCCGCCGAGCCGGCCGAGGAGCCCGCGGCCGCCGCCGAGCCCGCCGAGGAGACCGGCCCGCGCCGCGGCCGTCGCCGCGCCACCCGCAAGGCCGCCGGCGGCTTCGCCGAGCCCCGCACCTCGAAGCAGGACCGCGCGAAGGACGACTCCGAGGGCGGCCGCCCGAAGCGCCCGTCCGTCGCCGTCTTCCAGGCGCCGGTCTTCACCGAGCCGATGTTCCAGACGCCCGAGCGCGCCGCCGCCGCGGCCGCCGCCGAGGCCGCCGAGGTGAGCGAGCCCGAGCCGGAGGTCCAGGCCGAGCCCGCGCAGCCCGCCGTCGCCGAGGAGGAGCAGACCGGCCGCCGTCGCCGTCGCCGCCGCGCCGCGGACGAGCAGCCGGCCGCCGAGCGCCGCCGCCCCGCCGCCGAGGCCGAGCCCGCCGCCGACACCGAGGCCGAGGCCGAGGTGGAGGAGCCGGAGGAGCAGGCCGACGAGCACGACGAGCAGGACGAGCGGCCCACCCGCCGTCGCCGTCGCGGTGGCCGTCGCCGTCGCCGCGGCGAGTCCGCCGACGCCGAGTCCGACACCGACTCGGAGGCCTCCGCCGACGAGGAGGGCGAGGACGAGGACGCCGAGGAGCAGGACGCCGAGGACCACGAGGACGCGGCCGACGAGCAGGACGGCGCCGGTGCCTCCGGCTCCAGCAGCAGCCGTCGCCGTCGTCGCCGCCGCCGTCGCGCCGGTGACGCCGCCACGGACGCCGAGCCGGGCACCGACGACCCCGAGCGCACCGTCGTCAAGGTCCGCGAGCCCCGCAAGAAGGACGACAAGCCCGTCTCCGTCGACGAGGTGCAGTCCATCAAGGGCTCCACGCGCCTGGAGGCCAAGAAGCAGCGCCGCCGCGAGGGCCGCGAGCAGGGCCGCCGCCGCGTCCCGATCATCACCGAGGCCGAGTTCCTGGCCCGCCGCGAGGCCGTCGAGCGCGTGATGGTCGTCCGCCAGAACGGCGAGCGCACCCAGATCGGCGTGCTCGAGGACAACATCCTCGTCGAGCACTACGTCAACAAGGAGCAGTCGACCTCGTACGTCGGCAACGTGTACCTGGGCAAGGTCCAGAACGTGCTGCCGTCCATGGAGGCCGCCTTCATCGACATCGGCAAGGGCCGCAACGCGGTCCTGTACGCCGGTGAGGTCAACTTCGAGGCGCTCGGCCTGGCCAACGGCCCGCGCCGCATCGAGACCGCCCTCAAGTCCGGCCAGTCCGTCCTCGTCCAGGTCACCAAGGACCCGATCGGCCACAAGGGCGCCCGCCTGACCAGCCAGGTCTCGCTGCCCGGCCGCTACCTGGTCTACGTGCCCGAGGGCTCGATGACCGGCATCAGCCGCAAGCTGCCCGACACCGAGCGCGCGCGCCTGAAGACCATCCTCAAGAAGATCGTCCCCGAGGACGCGGGCGTCATCGTGCGCACCGCCGCCGAGGGCGCGAGCGAGGACGAGCTGCGCCGCGACGTCGAGCGTCTGCAGGCCCAGTGGGAGGACATCCAGAAGAAGTCCAAGCAGATCTCGACCTCGTCGCCGAGCCTGCTGTACGGCGAGCCGGACATGACCGTCCGCGTCGTGCGCGACATCTTCAACGAGGACTTCTCCAAGGTCATCGTCAGCGGTGACGAGGCCTGGCAGACCATCCACGGCTACGTGAACCACGTGGCGCCCGACCTGTCCGACCGTCTGTCGAAGTGGACCTCCGAGGTCGACGTCTTCGCGACGTACCGGATCGACGAGCAGCTCGCCAAGGCGCTCGACCGCAAGGTGTGGCTGCCCTCCGGCGGCTCCCTGGTGATCGACAAGACCGAGGCGATGATCGTCGTCGACGTCAACACCGGCAAGTTCACCGGCCAGGGCGGCAACCTCGAAGAGACCGTGACCAGGAACAACCTGGAGGCGGCCGAGGAGATCGTGCGCCAGCTGCGGCTGCGCGACCTGGGCGGCATCGTCGTCATCGACTTCATCGACATGGTCCTGGAGTCCAACCGCGACCTCGTCCTGCGGCGCCTGCTCGAGTGCCTCGGCCGGGACCGCACCAAGCACCAGGTCGCCGAGGTCACCTCGCTCGGCCTGGTCCAGATGACCCGCAAGCGGGTCGGCCAGGGCCTCCTGGAGTCCTTCTCCGAGACCTGCGTGCACTGCAACGGCCGCGGCGTGATCGTGCACATGGAGCAGCCGACCTCGGTCGGCGGCGGTGGCGGCAAGCGCAAGAAGCGCGGCAAGGGCGGCTCGGGCGCGGAGCACACGCACGAGCACGAGGCGCACACCGAGGCCGCCGAGGCCGTCGAGACGGAGGCCGAGGTCGCCGCCGAGGCCGCCGAGCCCCTGGCGCTGCCCGAGCCGGAGTTCCGGCCCGACGAGGAGCTGTACTCCAGCCCCGCCGAGGCGGAGGCCGCGGCCGGTCGTGGCCGCTCGCGCCGCCGGGCCACGCGCCGTGCGTCGGCCCCGGCCGGTGCGCCCGCCGCTCCCGCCCCGGAGCCGGTCGTCGAGCGGGCCGAGCCGGTCGCGCCCGTCGCCGAGCCCGAGCCGGTCGCCGAGCCCGTCGTCGAGCCCGAGCCGGCCGAGGCGGCGCCCGCGCCGCGCGGCCGCCGCCGGGCGACGCGCAAGGCGAGCGCTCCCGCCGGTTCGCCAAAGGCGTCCTCCGACGAGGCCGCCGCGGTGACCGTCACGGAGCCGGTCAAGGAGGCCGTCGAGGAGCCGGAGCCCGTCGTGGCCGAGGAGCCCGTGGCCGCGCCGGAGCCGGCCGAGGCCGCCGCCCCGGCCCGTCCGCGCCGCCGCGCCGTCCGCAAGGCCACCGCGCCCACCGCGCCCGAGGAGACGGCCGTCGTGGTCGTCCCCGCGGTCGCGGAGGAGCCGGCCGCAGCGGAGGAGGCCGAGGCGCCCGCCGCCAAGAAGACGGCCCGCAAGACGGCCAAGAAGGCGACGGCGAAGAAGGCCGCGACGACGAAGAAGACCGCCGCGAAGAAGACGGCCGCGAAGAAGACGACGGCGAAGAAGGCCGCCGCCACGAAGAAGACCGCGACCAAGAAGACGGCCGCGAAGAAGACGGCCGTGGCCGTCGCCGACGAGTCCTGA
- the rplU gene encoding 50S ribosomal protein L21 produces MYAIVRSGGRQHKVAVGDIVEVDKISTANVGDTVELSTLLVVDGESVTSDPWVLAGIKVQAEVVDHHKGAKIDILRYKNKTGYRRRQGHRQQYTAIKVTEIPTAAK; encoded by the coding sequence GTGTACGCCATCGTGCGCAGCGGTGGTCGCCAGCACAAGGTTGCTGTCGGCGACATCGTTGAGGTTGACAAGATTTCCACCGCCAATGTCGGCGACACGGTCGAGCTCTCGACCCTGCTCGTCGTCGACGGCGAGTCCGTGACCAGCGACCCGTGGGTGCTGGCCGGCATCAAGGTCCAGGCCGAGGTCGTGGACCACCACAAGGGCGCGAAGATCGACATCCTTCGCTACAAGAACAAGACCGGCTACCGCCGTCGTCAGGGCCACCGCCAGCAGTACACGGCGATCAAGGTCACTGAGATCCCCACGGCTGCGAAGTAA
- the rpmA gene encoding 50S ribosomal protein L27 yields the protein MAHKKGASSTRNGRDSNAQRLGVKRFGGQVVNAGEILVRQRGTHFHPGNSVGRGKDDTLFALAAGAVEFGTHRGRKVVNIVPVA from the coding sequence ATGGCACACAAGAAGGGCGCATCGTCCACTCGGAACGGTCGCGACTCCAATGCTCAGCGGCTCGGCGTGAAGCGCTTCGGCGGTCAGGTCGTCAACGCCGGTGAGATCCTGGTCCGCCAGCGCGGCACCCACTTCCACCCGGGCAACTCCGTTGGCCGTGGCAAGGACGACACGCTGTTCGCTCTCGCCGCCGGTGCGGTGGAGTTCGGTACCCACCGCGGCCGCAAGGTCGTGAACATCGTTCCGGTCGCCTGA